The proteins below come from a single Papaver somniferum cultivar HN1 chromosome 11, ASM357369v1, whole genome shotgun sequence genomic window:
- the LOC113324381 gene encoding uncharacterized protein LOC113324381, protein MPFLEYGLGFAGLIPLCRVFALLLASDDWHGCDLKWGEEHVPIQPLDSSQVRVNSESMIFTKLSNNYMGPMLSGDNTSQPMDNSTGYAFILCDGTNFYMDVSINNHNDTEGLVDGVNNAALFRPPWERSVAELVGRYSPKYRHDVSTLLLESYSEMGAFPHEYESGGLACRTHMNRVINIANRNTSQVFLRRDGISALEFDSKGVYVASVTKSGCLTVHDFETLYCLSNGSSPYLKEDDTKHLLHLSMNQQLDVVRWNIANQDEVACTSVQSNEVLIFDIGYVSSEPVEVLRKRPAVTVHGFEVPRGLSDICFASSDKSSLLASDMSRAINLWDRRVSNLPCLELSTNSRSNLNSIQLNVENQIVFGAGKNGIIYAWDLRGERTSCAFQSHKEVSHSP, encoded by the exons ATGCCATTCCTAGAGTATGGCCTTGGATTTGCTGGTTTAATTCCTCTATGCCGTGTATTTGCATTGCTGTTAGCATCAGATGACTGGCATGGGTGTGACCTCAAGTGGGGTGAAGAACACGTCCCTATCCAGCCATTAGATAGTTCTCAAGTGCGAGTGAACAGTGaatcaatgatcttcacaaaaTTGTCCAACAATTATATGGGTCCAATGTTAAGTGGTGACAACACCAGTCAACCAATGGACAACTCAACGGGTTATGCATTCATA CTCTGCGATGGAACCAACTTTTACATGGATGTTTCAATTAACAATCATAATGACACTGAAGGCCTCGTTGATGGGGTTAACAATGCTGCACTCTTTCG GCCTCCATGGGAGAGGAGCGTTGCTGAGTTGGTTGGTAGATATTCTCCAAAATACCGCCACGATGTCTCCACTTTGTTGCTTGAATCGTACTCTGAG ATGGGAGCATTTCCACACGAGTATGAATCCGGTGGATTGGCCTGTCGAACTCAT ATGAATCGGGTGATTAATATTGCAAATAGAAACACTAGCCAAGTATTTCTTAGAAG GGATGGGATATCTGCACTCGAATTTGACAGCAAG GGGGTATATGTCGCCTCGGTAACAAAATCTGGGTGTCTAACAGTTCATGACTTTGAAACTCTCTATTGCCTCAGCAATGGCTCGTCTCCAT ATTTGAAGGAAGATGACACAAAACACTTGCTTCACCTTTCTATGAACCAACAACTTGATGTTGTTCGATGGAATATTGCAAACCAAGACGAGGTTGCTTGCACATCGGTGCAAAGCAATGAAGTTCTTATATTTGATATTGGCTATGTCTCTTCCGAACCAGTTGAA GTGTTAAGGAAGAGGCCTGCTGTCACTGTGCATGGATTCGAAGTACCCAGAGGCTTATCTGATATTTGTTTTGCTTCGTCGGACAAGTCAAG TTTGCTTGCATCTGATATGAGCAGAGCTATCAACCTATGGGATAGGCGAGTGAGCAACCTTCCATGTCTGGAGCTTAGTACTAATTCCCGGAGCAATCTTAACAGTATCCAGTTGAATGTGGAAAATCAA ATTGTTTTTGGAGCTGGTAAAAATGGAATTATCTATGCTTGGGATCTTCGTGGAGAAAGAACATCTTGTGCCTTTCAGAGTCATAAAGAG GTATCTCATTCTCCCTAA
- the LOC113325368 gene encoding uncharacterized protein LOC113325368, translating to MELPVIDLSQYLELSTKLLSPSDESNSSVEQELNPQTKNLCNEVIRILRDTGALLIKDPRCSVEDNDRFLDMMEKFFDKPDDFKRHQERSHLHYQVGVTPEGVEVPRSLVDKDLQQKLSTMPKENQPSTPVGPDPKWRYMWRVGPRPLKTCFQELNSEPVIPEGFPEWKQTMDSWGYKMINAIEVVAEMAAIGFGLPKDAFTSLMKQGPHLLAPTGSDLQRYGKEGTVFAGYHYDLNFLTIHGRSRFPGLNIWLRSGQKMEVKVPVGCLLIQTGKQLEWLTGGKCQAGMHEVVVTNRTLEAVEAARQQNRSLWRVSSTLFAHIASDATIEPLGHFADSPLAEKYPPMCAGEFVELELAVINLKGKTNNSDS from the exons atggaactACCAGTGATAGATCTATCACAGTATCTAGAATTGTCAACTAAATTATTAAGTCCAAGTGATGAGTCCAATTCATCAGTAGAACAAGAGTTGAATCCCCAAACCAAAAATTTATGTAATGAAGTAATTAGAATACTGAGAGATACTGGTGCTCTTTTAATCAAAGATCCAAGATGTTCTGTTGAAGACAATGATCGTTTCTTAGATATGATGGAGAAGTTTTTCGATAAACCAGACGATTTTAAACGTCATCAGGAACGCTCTCATTTGCATTACCAG GTAGGTGTGACTCCAGAAGGAGTTGAGGTACCTCGAAGTTTAGTTGATAAGGACCTGCAACAGAAACTAAGCACAATGCCTAAGGAGAATCAACCATCTACCCCAGTTGGACCTGATCCAAAGTGGCGGTATATGTGGAGAGTGGGTCCTCGACCATTAAAAACCTGCTTTCAG GAGTTAAATTCTGAACCTGTCATACCAGAAGGTTTTCCGGAATGGAAGCAAACCATGGATTCGTGGGGTTACAAAATGATTAACGCGATTGAG GTTGTAGCTGAAATGGCGGCAATTGGATTCGGTTTGCCAaaggatgccttcacttccctaaTGAAACAG GGGCCTCATTTGCTTGCTCCAACAGGAAGTGATCTTCAACGATATGGCAAGGAGGGCACCGTCTTTGCAGGCTATCACTATGACCTGAACTTCTTAACTATCCATGGGAGAAGCAGATTTCCTGGACTTAACATTTGGTTGAGAAGTGGACAGAAAATGGAAGTGAAGGTTCCTGTTGGCTGTCTACTTATCCAAACAGGAAAGCAG CTCGAGTGGTTGACAGGTGGGAAGTGTCAAGCAGGAATGCATGAGGTTGTTGTGACAAATAGAACACTAGAAGCCGTAGAAGCAGCACGGCAACAGAACCGCAGTCTGTGGCGAGTGTCTTCAACA TTATTCGCGCACATAGCTTCGGATGCGACGATAGAACCCTTGGGTCACTTTGCAGATTCCCCACTTGCTGAGAAATATCCTCCGATGTGTGCAGGAGAATTTGTTGAACTGGAGCTTGCAGTAATCAATCTCAAGGGCAAAACTAACAACAGTGATAGCTGA